In the Emys orbicularis isolate rEmyOrb1 chromosome 3, rEmyOrb1.hap1, whole genome shotgun sequence genome, one interval contains:
- the PDIA6 gene encoding protein disulfide-isomerase A6, whose protein sequence is MGMFGTSRLLLGAVSCTFFLAANSLYSSSDDVIELTPTNFNKEVIQSDSLWLVEFYAPWCGHCQRLTPEWKKAATALKGVVKVGAVDADKHQSLGGQYGVRGFPTIKIFGSNKNKAEDYQGGRTSDAIVDAALSALRSLVKDRLSGRSGGYSSGKQSSRESGGGDKKDVIDLTDDSFDKNVLNSDDVWLVEFYAPWCGHCKNLEPEWAAAATEVKEQTKGKVKLAAVDATVNQMLASRYGIRGFPTIKIFQKGEDPVDYDGGRTRSDIVARALDLFSESAPPPELLEIIDENVVKSTCDAHQLCVIAVLPHILDTGAAGRNSYLEVMLKMADKYKKKMWGWLWTEAGAQSELENSLGIGGFGYPAMAAVNARKMKFALLKGSFSEQGINEFLRELSFGRGSTAPVGGGGFPKINTVEPWDGKDGELPVEDDIDLSDVDLEDWDKDEL, encoded by the exons ATGGGGATGTTCGGCACGAGCCGCCTCTTGCTAG GAGCTGTGAGCTGCACATTCTTCCTGGCAGCTAACAGCCTATATTCCTCCAGTGATGATGTGATCGAGCTAACACCAACAAACTTCAATAAGGAAGTCATTCAGAGTGACAGTTTATGGCTGGTAGAATTCTACGCACCATG GTGTGGTCACTGTCAAAGACTAACTCCTGAATGGAAGAAAGCAGCGACAGCATTAAAA ggTGTTGTGAAAGTGGGTGCAGTTGATGCAGATAAGCATCAGTCCCTAGGTGGTCAGTACGGGGTTCGAGGATTTCCAACTATCAAGATATTTGGATCCAACAAGAACAAAGCAGAAGATTACCAGG GTGGCAGAACAAGTGATGCTATTGTTGATGCTGCTTTAAGTGCTCTTCGATCACTGGTAAAGGATCGTCTTAGTGGCAGAAGTGGAGGATATAGTTCTGGAAAGCAG AGTAGCCGAGAAAGTGGAGGCGGGGATAAGAAGGATGTGATTGATCTGACTGATGACAGCTTTGATAAGAATGTTTTGAATAGTGATGACGTTTGGCTGGTAGAGTTTTATGCCCCATGGTGTGGACACTGCAAAAA TCTGGAGCCAGAATGGGCAGCTGCTGCCACAGAAGTGAAAGAACAAACCAAGGGAAAAGTAAAACTGGCGGCTGTAGATGCTACAGTGAATCAGATGTTAGCCAGCCGGTATGGG ATCCGTGGATTTCCCACAATCAAgatatttcagaaaggggaagaCCCTGTTGATTATGATGGTGGAAGAACAAGATCTGATATAGTTGCTCGAGCTCTGGATCTTTTTTCTGAAAGTGCCCCACCACCTGAGCTGCTAGAG attattgatgaaaatgttgtgaAGAGTACCTGTGATGCCCACCAGCTCTGTGTCATTGCTGTGTTGCCTCATATTCTTGATACAG GAGCTGCAGGTAGAAATTCCTACTTGGAAGTCATGTTAAAAATGGCAGacaaatacaaaaagaaaatgtgGGG gtGGCTGTGGACAGAGGCTGGAGCTCAGTCTGAGCTTGAAAACTCATTGGGAATTGGAGGATTTGGGTACCCAGCAATGGCAGCAGTTAATGCACGGAAGATGAAATTTGCCCTCCTGAAAGGATCTTTCAGTGAACAGGGGATTAATGAGTTTCTCAG GGAACTCTCCTTTGGTCGTGGATCTACTGCACCAGTAGGTGGTGGGGGTTTCCCTAAAATTAACACAGTCGAGCCGTGGGATGGCAAAGATGGTGAG CTTCCAGTTGAAGATGACATTGATCTCAGTGATGTGGATCTTGAAGACTGGGATAAAGACGAATTGTGA